From the Acetomicrobium sp. S15 = DSM 107314 genome, the window ATATTGCTGACCGCGATACACATATCTTTTCTGCAAGTTGTTCTTGTGTAAGGTGCTTACGCTTGCGTGCTGAGCGTATAACTTCTCCGTATCCCACCTTGTTTACCCCCCTTCAGATGCTAACTGTACTATGAAAATATAACTGCTAAAGTAGTAGCGTAACCTCTACTCATTTTTGAAGGCAAAAGTGTCTTGACAGGAGGGGGTTACTACACACGCTGCGTTTTTTGATCTACACGATGGCGGGTAAGATAGTAAGTCACAGAAGACGAATCGTGCTTAAGCTTTGGGAGAGAGATTACGGAGGAGGGTTGCTCGCAGGAGCGCTTGAAAGGTTAAAAGGACTGCCCGAACCTGAAACCTAACATGCCTCATTTTCTGTGTCTATAGCCCAAGAAAAGGCACGGGCTGCGTTTCCGTGCAGATATTTCTTTGCCCATGAATGATAGAAGTATGACCCCCAAGCTCTGAGAATGCCCAGAGGGCGAAAAAGTATGTCTTTTACGCTTGAGAATGCCCTACTTTCCTTTGTGGAATA encodes:
- a CDS encoding helix-turn-helix domain-containing protein, translated to MGYGEVIRSARKRKHLTQEQLAEKICVSRSAI